One bacterium genomic window carries:
- a CDS encoding EamA family transporter, giving the protein METEGSITKSRAANWPLAAFLFSVLFIGFNAIGVRYVIAELPPFWAAALRFAPAGAILFILMLLLRLPIPRGKSLLGAVLYGALNFGASYAFLYQGLEKVKPGMTQVILALVPLFTLLFAILHKQEHFRWNALLGALLALAGVAIVFREQIQENVPVISLIEVILGSLCIAESSVIAKSFPKNHPISTNAIGMITGAIILMAMSLIWKEAWFLPKSSASWFALAYLILIGSCVAFILFLFVLKQWSASINSYQFVLLPFVTVTASAWLTHEKLSPVLLSGAALVLLGVYFGAIFTPGKYKRKAVPL; this is encoded by the coding sequence TGTTCATAGGATTTAACGCGATCGGGGTTCGCTACGTTATCGCGGAATTGCCGCCATTTTGGGCTGCCGCGCTCCGTTTTGCGCCTGCCGGTGCCATCCTTTTTATTCTGATGCTCCTCTTAAGGCTTCCGATTCCTAGAGGGAAAAGCTTATTGGGAGCTGTTTTATACGGCGCGTTGAATTTTGGAGCAAGTTATGCATTCCTTTACCAGGGCTTGGAAAAGGTAAAACCTGGAATGACACAGGTCATCCTGGCTCTTGTTCCGTTATTTACGCTGCTTTTTGCCATACTTCATAAACAGGAACACTTTCGATGGAACGCATTGCTGGGAGCGCTTTTAGCACTGGCTGGAGTTGCGATTGTTTTTCGAGAACAAATCCAGGAGAATGTACCAGTTATTTCGTTAATCGAAGTGATACTTGGATCATTATGCATCGCGGAATCCAGCGTGATTGCCAAAAGTTTCCCAAAGAATCACCCGATCAGCACGAACGCAATCGGAATGATCACAGGCGCAATAATACTTATGGCGATGAGCTTGATTTGGAAAGAAGCCTGGTTTTTACCTAAAAGCTCTGCCTCCTGGTTCGCCCTGGCTTATCTCATACTCATAGGATCCTGTGTGGCTTTCATTCTGTTTTTGTTCGTTTTAAAACAATGGTCTGCTTCGATCAATTCTTATCAATTTGTCTTACTTCCCTTTGTCACAGTAACTGCTTCTGCCTGGCTAACCCATGAAAAGCTGAGCCCTGTTTTACTATCAGGCGCAGCCCTGGTGTTATTGGGTGTCTATTTTGGAGCAATATTTACGCCGGGGAAATACAAGCGAAAAGCAGTCCCATTATAA